CGAGTTAGACCGGGACTTTGAACTGTACGCTGAGTGGATGGAAACCATGCTGGCTGCCTTGAGCAGCCGCCAAAGCAATCCCACCTACACCCGGATTCTGATCGGCGGTTTGGCAGAAGCCCTGCGCTTACCTGAGTTTTCGCAGTTGCAGCAAGTTCAAACTCTGGTGCAATTGCTCGAACAAGAGCAGGAACTACTTTGGCCTTTGATTTTTAAATCCCCTGATTTGGACTCGCCCGGGAAACGGGTAACGGTGCGTATTGGCTCGGAAAATTCGTTAGAACCAATTCGGGGCTGTACTCTGATTTCTTCGACTTACCGCCGGGGATCAGTGCCGGTGGGTAGCGTTGGGGTTTTGGGGCCGACGCGGATGGTTTACGAAAATGCGATCGCGGTGGTGGAAGCTGCGGCGGATTATTTGTCCGAAGCTATTGGCGGAAATCGAGTTAATTTTCCCGAAGGATAATATATTGTTGTACTTACCACAATTTAGATCGCCCTAAGCTTAACAGGCTTGGGGTTTTATTGTTTTTGCCGGACGGACTGCCAACATCAAGAAACCGGCCTTGGTTGACAACAAAAGTCTGCTTTCACGCTCTTGTTGGGGCAAGAATCTAAAGCATCGTGCTGCGCGGGATTTTTGTCAAAAACCAGGTGGCAGCAGGAAGGAGCGGAGCGGACACTGGCAGGAGTTGCGGGCGATCGGGGTTTTTGATGACAAGTGGGGCGATCGGGCATTAACAAAAAGTTGTCGCCAACTCCCTGTTAATCTAAGAGTTTATCTGCCGAACCGAGCATTTTTGGTGCATACCGGGTGGGCGAGCCCCGATTTTTGGGCGCGGCTGCAAGCAATGAATTGAAGACCCGGGATCGATGCTCCTAGGGGGGCGCGAAGGCAGCAAAATGTCAAATTATTAAGACATTTTAGAGAGATCGTCAAAAAAATCTAAAAAAGATTAGTGTTGATCTGAAAGCTATATTTCTTTTGGAATAGCTCGGGTTAGACAATAGCCCAGAACTTGTAGCAATTTGGGCTTGATTGCCCGCTCCAGAAAAGATTTAAGCGCTGAGTTAAGATCGAAACTAAATTTAGGGAATTTTCTTTTACCATTCAATGAAATCGACCGATAAAACAAAGAATACCTTTGCAGTAACAACGCCTCTGTATTATGTCAATGATTTACCTCACGTTGGCAGCGCTTACACAACTATGGCTGCCGATGCCCTAGCCCGATTTGAGGGGCTGCGGGGTAAATCAGTGTTGCTGGTTACGGGGACGGACGAACACGGGCAGAAAATTCAGCGCACGGCCGAGAGTTTGGGACGATCGCCCCAAGCTCACTGCGATTTAGTGGTTCCGGCCTTTGAGGCGCTGTGGGAGCTACTAGATATCCAGTACGATCGATTTATCCGCACAACTTCGCGGCGCCACGAGTACATTGTCAAAGAATTTTTCCAGCGCGTCTGGAACTCTGGCGACATCTACTTGAACCAGCAACAAGGTTGGTACTGCGTCTCCTGCGAAGAATTCAAAGACGAACGCGATTTATTGCCCGGAAATCGGTGCTCTGTCCACACCAGCAAGGAAGTGGAGTGGCGCGACGAAGAAAATTACTTTTTCCGCCTGTCGCGCTATCAAGACCAACTGCTGGCATTGTACGCAGAACGTCCCGACTTCATCGCGCCGGAAAGTCGGCGCAACGAAGTGCTGAGCTTCGTCAACTCGGGACTGCAAGACTTTTCGATTTCTCGGGTGAATCTGGCATGGGGCCTGCCAATACCAGTTGACTCCAGTCACACCATTTACGTCTGGTTTGACGCTTTGCTCGGATATGTCACAGCCTTGTTAGATCCGGACAGCGACCCGCTGTTAGAGAATGCTTTATGTAAATGGTGGCCGATTGACCTGCACTTGATCGGCAAAGATATTCTCCGCTTCCACGCAGTTTACTGGCCGGCAATGCTGATGTCAGCCGATATGTCGGTGCCGGGCCGCGTCTTCGCTCACGGTTTTTTGACCAAAGACGGCAAGAAAATGGGCAAAACGGAGGGTAATACTTTAAACCCAGTCGAATTGGTGAATAAATACGGCGCTGATGCAGTTCGTTACTATTTCCTCAAAGAAATTGAGTTCGGAGAGGATGGCGATTTTAACGAAACTCGGTTTATCAATATATTGAATGCTGAGCTAGCAAATGATTTGGGAAACTTGCTTAATCGCACGTTAAACATGGCTCGCAAATATTGCGGTGGCTGCGTGCCAAATGTGTCAGGGGAAAACATTTCTGGCGACAACCTTCTCAAGGGTATGAGCCTGGATTTGGGCGATCGAGTAGCGGGTTTTTATGAAGAGTTGGCTTTTAGCAAGGCTTGCGAAGCTGTGCTGGCATTAGTTAGAGCAGGTAACAAGTTTATTGACGTACAAGCACCTTGGACTTTGTACAAGCAAGGACAACTAGAAAGTGTCCAACAAGTGCTATATTCTGTTCTGGAATCTGTTAGACTAGCATCTTACCTTTTATCGCCGATTATCCCGAGTATCAGCAACGCTATCTATCAGCAGCTAGGTTTTTCAATAGACTTTAACGATCGGGTTGCAGTTAAGAGTTTAGCGACTTTTGCAGATCATGCTGTCTGGGGCGCTTTGCCTGCGAACCAAACTCTGGGGGAACCCCAACCAGTGTTTAAGCGGCTGGAACTACTGGAAACAGTAACGTCATAGTCAGCAGCTCGCGATCGGGGTGCTATGACAGATTATGAATTAGCACTTATTTCCTTACCAATCTTTCATAAAAATTGAGGCATAACAATCATGTTGAATAGAATAGAAAGCAACGACCTTTTTACGCCGGAACAGGTTCTGGAAAATCGCGGTCGAGTGGCAATTTTTATTGATGGGTCTAACCTTTTTTACGCGGCTTTGCAGTTGGGAATTGAAATTGATTACACTAAGCTGCTGTGTCGCTTAACTGCGGGTTCGCGGCTGTTGCGCTCTTTTTTCTACACTGGTGTCGATCGCACTAACGAGAAACAGCAGGGGTTTTTGCTGTGGATGCGCCGCAACGGCTATCGCGTGATTTCTAAGGATTTGGTGCAATTACCCGACGGTTCTAAGAAGGCGAACTTGGATGTAGAAATCGCTGTGGACATGATGGCGTTGGTGGGGTCTTACGACACGGCGGTTTTGGTCAGTGGCGACGGCGATTTGGCCTATGCTGTGGATGCTGTGAGCTATCGCGGCGTGCGGGTTGAGGTGGTGAGTTTGCGATCGATGACAAGTGACAGTTTGATTAATGTAGCCGATCGCTATATCGATTTGGAAATGATCAAAGACGACATCCAAAAAACTTCGCGTCCTAATTATGCTTACCGGCCGTTGTCGGGTTTGAGCTTGATGGACGAACACGACGACAGATAGGGATTTGGTAATGGGTGAGGGTTCAGTTGACAGTTGACAGTTGACAGTTGACAGCACTTTACATAAAAGGAAGAGGATTGAAACAGTGAAGAATTTTCTTTTATTTCCCCCTAGAAGGAGGAGGCTTTAAACCCATTCTTCTTGGTAATGGTGATGGGTGATGGATTGAATAATTGAGAATTAGAAGTTAAAAATTTAGACAAAGTATGACACATTTTAAATTTTTGATTGACTTTTTCAATACCAAATTATCAATTACCAATTACCGATTACCAGTTTCCAACTCCCAATTGCCAATGATTAATCTCAAATCCCAAATTCTCAATCTCAAATCCCCAAAATTAATGCAGCTACTCTTAGCAGCACTGATTTTGGGGATTAATGCTTGTGGGGCTGCGCCAGAGACTCAAAAAAACAAATTAGCCGAGGATCTCAAAACTGCCCAGCAGTCAAACAGCACTTTAACTTTGAACAAAGTAACCCTAGAACAAGCAAATGAAAAGGGCGAAACGTTCTGGAAAGTCAACTCAAAAAATGCCGTTTACAGCAAAGATCAAAAGACAGTTAACGTTCAGAAACCTGTCGGCAAATTGTTTCAGGACGGCAAAGAAATTTACGACATTCAGGGAGAAACCGGGCAGGTATTTCAAGAAGGAAATCAAGTTTTTCTCAAGGGTAACATAGTCGCTACTGACTTAAAAAATGGCGTGGTATTGCGGGGAAACGAGTTGGAGTGGCGGCCGAAGGAAGATATTTTAGTTGTCCGTAATAATTTGACGGGAGCGAACAACCAGGTAACTGCTTCAGCAAAGGAAGCGCGGGTTTTCAGCAGAGCGAAAAGAATGGAGTTATTCGGCTCTGTGGTGGCGAATGTTAAAGATCCAATTTTACAATTGCGTACCGAGCATTTAGTGTGGTTTGTGGAGCAGCAAAAGGTACACAGCGACCAACCAACTCAAATTGACAAATATAAAGATAAAACAGTAACAGACAGCGGTTTTGCTGACAAGGTAGATGTGGACTTAAAAACCAAGATTGCGACGCTAACCCAAAACGCTCAATTGATGCCATCAGATCCGCCGCTACAAATAGAAAGCAGTTTGATGAGTTGGAATTTTCCGGCGCAAAATGTGGTCTCGCCCGGGCCTGTGAAGATTTTTCACCGCGTGGAAAAGGTGACGATGACTGGGGATACCGGGCGGGGAGATTTAGATAAAAAAATATTTTATTTGACGGGAAATGTGGTAGGAATTGGGGAAAAACGTCAATCTCAATTGAATACCGATCGCGTAACGTGGTATTTAACTAACCAGACGTTCGACGCCGAAGGAAATGTGGTTTACAAACAACTAAATCCGGTGTTTAATTTGACTGGGCCGAGGGCGGCCGGAGAGTTGAAAAATCAAACGGTGGTTGTCAAAGGTAACGGTGGTGGCGGCCAAGTTGTGACGGAATTTGTGCCGGATGAGAACAAGGAAATTTTCGGAAAGTAGATAAGATTATTGCGATTTTTCGAGGTTCGTAGTGAGGACTTCAGTCCTTCTTAATGCGGACTGAAGTCCTCACTACGAACCTTTGGAGGTTGAGGGTTTGACCGATCGCGTTATGACGGGTTTCGATAGGGCTAAAAAAATATAAAATTGGAATGCAGTACAGTTTATAATTAAGATGGGATTGAGTAAGGAGGGCTGGGGATGACGACAACTTTAGAAAAGTTAGAACGAGTCGATGAACCAATCTTAATTGACGGCATGAGCTGGAGAGAGTTTAAAGCTGTTGAACAGTTGCTCGATCGCCCGGGAGTGAGGCTGTCGTTTTTAGATGGGGTATTGGAGATTAGACGTATGCCTGGAAGAAAACATGAAACCGCCAAACAGCGGATTTCAACGCTCGTGGATCTGTATTTGGAATATGCAGGGATTGATTTTACTCCAACCGGCTCGGTGACGCTGGAAAGTGAATCTGGAAAGGTGAAGCGAGAAGCGGATCTGTCTTACGAATTGGGTGCTAACCGAGAACGTCCTGATTTAGTGGTGGAAGTGGTGGTGACTAGCGGCGGGATTAATAAGTTGGAAGCTTACAAACGCCTGCAAATTCCAGAGGTTTGGTTTTGGGAAAATGGTAGGCTGCGTTTGTACTCGCTTTCGGAAGATGGATATGCAGAGGTCGATCGCTCTTTGGTACTCCCAGATTTAGATGTGCTACTATTGGCACGGTGTATCAATATAGAAAATCACCTTCAGGCAATGCGCGAATTTAGAGCAGCGATTCAAAGCGTTTAGAGAGCTTGTTTGTGGAAATGAAAAATTTAAAGCAGCAGCTATTTATCGCCACACTCGCCTCAAAGAGAGCACAAATCCGGGCAATATATCTTCACCGGACAACTCGGCTGGACTAATTAATATTTCTACTTCTGCTTGTTGTCGATAAATTTCTACCCGTTGGTTTTGCGGGTCAATTAGCCAGCCCAATCTCGCCCCGTTTTCCATATATTCGCGCATCTTTGTTTGGAGGGGCGAGAGACTGTCAGAGGCCGATCGCAATTCTACTACAAAATCGGGACACAGAGGAACAAAGCCTTTGCGTCCTTTTGGTGTTAGCGCTTCCCAGCGATCTCTACTCACCCAGGAAGCATCGGGAGAAAAGCGAGCACCGTTAGGGAGGATGAATCCGGTAGAAGAATCAAAGCCTTCTCCTAAATCCTCGTTTGCTTCACACCAACGATCGAGTTGTCCGCTGATGCTAAGGTTGCGACTACCTGATTCTCCTCCGGTGGGTGGATTCACTATTAACTCTCCTTGTGACGTTCTTTCTAATCTCAAGTCGGGATTTGCCAATGCTAGGGCCTCGAATTGCTCGCCGGTGACTAATAGGGCGATCGAATTTGGCACTTCTAGAGATATGGTTTCTGGTTCAGTAAATGTTTGTACCATATTCAATTACAAGCTTTGTTTTTGAGTGGAGTGGGGCCAGTTTTTGATTTTTTGGATATCTTTTCAAGCAATTGGTTAACCCACCCCTTCTATCTATAGGTTTGTAGTGAGGACTTCAGTCCTCTCTTTGATGCGGACTTCAGTCCTCACTACAAGCCGTTTTTGATAACTAACCAAAACCTTGCGGACTGAAGTCCTCACTACAAACCT
Above is a genomic segment from Microcoleus sp. bin38.metabat.b11b12b14.051 containing:
- the metG gene encoding methionine--tRNA ligase, translated to MKSTDKTKNTFAVTTPLYYVNDLPHVGSAYTTMAADALARFEGLRGKSVLLVTGTDEHGQKIQRTAESLGRSPQAHCDLVVPAFEALWELLDIQYDRFIRTTSRRHEYIVKEFFQRVWNSGDIYLNQQQGWYCVSCEEFKDERDLLPGNRCSVHTSKEVEWRDEENYFFRLSRYQDQLLALYAERPDFIAPESRRNEVLSFVNSGLQDFSISRVNLAWGLPIPVDSSHTIYVWFDALLGYVTALLDPDSDPLLENALCKWWPIDLHLIGKDILRFHAVYWPAMLMSADMSVPGRVFAHGFLTKDGKKMGKTEGNTLNPVELVNKYGADAVRYYFLKEIEFGEDGDFNETRFINILNAELANDLGNLLNRTLNMARKYCGGCVPNVSGENISGDNLLKGMSLDLGDRVAGFYEELAFSKACEAVLALVRAGNKFIDVQAPWTLYKQGQLESVQQVLYSVLESVRLASYLLSPIIPSISNAIYQQLGFSIDFNDRVAVKSLATFADHAVWGALPANQTLGEPQPVFKRLELLETVTS
- a CDS encoding NYN domain-containing protein — translated: MLNRIESNDLFTPEQVLENRGRVAIFIDGSNLFYAALQLGIEIDYTKLLCRLTAGSRLLRSFFYTGVDRTNEKQQGFLLWMRRNGYRVISKDLVQLPDGSKKANLDVEIAVDMMALVGSYDTAVLVSGDGDLAYAVDAVSYRGVRVEVVSLRSMTSDSLINVADRYIDLEMIKDDIQKTSRPNYAYRPLSGLSLMDEHDDR
- the lptC gene encoding LPS export ABC transporter periplasmic protein LptC; translation: MINLKSQILNLKSPKLMQLLLAALILGINACGAAPETQKNKLAEDLKTAQQSNSTLTLNKVTLEQANEKGETFWKVNSKNAVYSKDQKTVNVQKPVGKLFQDGKEIYDIQGETGQVFQEGNQVFLKGNIVATDLKNGVVLRGNELEWRPKEDILVVRNNLTGANNQVTASAKEARVFSRAKRMELFGSVVANVKDPILQLRTEHLVWFVEQQKVHSDQPTQIDKYKDKTVTDSGFADKVDVDLKTKIATLTQNAQLMPSDPPLQIESSLMSWNFPAQNVVSPGPVKIFHRVEKVTMTGDTGRGDLDKKIFYLTGNVVGIGEKRQSQLNTDRVTWYLTNQTFDAEGNVVYKQLNPVFNLTGPRAAGELKNQTVVVKGNGGGGQVVTEFVPDENKEIFGK
- a CDS encoding Uma2 family endonuclease, with the protein product MTTTLEKLERVDEPILIDGMSWREFKAVEQLLDRPGVRLSFLDGVLEIRRMPGRKHETAKQRISTLVDLYLEYAGIDFTPTGSVTLESESGKVKREADLSYELGANRERPDLVVEVVVTSGGINKLEAYKRLQIPEVWFWENGRLRLYSLSEDGYAEVDRSLVLPDLDVLLLARCINIENHLQAMREFRAAIQSV
- a CDS encoding Uma2 family endonuclease, with the protein product MVQTFTEPETISLEVPNSIALLVTGEQFEALALANPDLRLERTSQGELIVNPPTGGESGSRNLSISGQLDRWCEANEDLGEGFDSSTGFILPNGARFSPDASWVSRDRWEALTPKGRKGFVPLCPDFVVELRSASDSLSPLQTKMREYMENGARLGWLIDPQNQRVEIYRQQAEVEILISPAELSGEDILPGFVLSLRRVWR